TCACCGCGAACCGTGCGGTAGGCACTAGAAAGCGTGCGGGAGAGGGAAGTTTCGGGAAACGCCGGCGCAACGGACTCGCCGGAGGCGACGAAAGCTCGGTTTGTCACGAAAATCTCCGGTTTTGGGGAAGAAACAGTGCCTTGCCAGTTATGTTCCGGAATGAATTTATCTACGCCCACGCTAGGCGATTGTTATCCGGCGCGGCACACTTCGGCGTGATTTGGCGAAAATGCGCTGTTCTGACCGTATAAAACCCGCTTTTTGGGTGCGATTTCGTTGGATGGACGTGCGATTCTGGCTACATATATAGGCGAGGCGGCAGCCTGCCCGTGATCCTGACATCGGAGGCTGGACCCGCGCCAAGGGATATGACGATGAGCATCGAGCAATTTATCGAAAGTGAAGTGAAGTCGAACGATGTCGTGCTGTTCATGAAGGGCACGCCGCAGTTTCCGCAATGCGGGTTTTCAGGACAGGTCGTCCAGATCCTCGATCACGTCGGCGTCCCCTACAAGGGCCTGAACGTTCTCGACTCGACCGATCTGCGCAACGGCATCAAGGAATATTCCAACTGGCCGACCATCCCCCAGCTTTACGTGAAGGGTGAATTCGTCGGCGGCTGCGATATCGTCCGCGAGATGTTCCAGAACGGCGAATTGCAGAAGATGTTTTCCGACAAGGGCGTCTCGGTGCGCCAGGCGGCGGGTTAGTCGCCCTTCGCGCCGGAAACGAACGGCGCATGGAAGTAAAGTAAATGGACGCCAAGAAAAAGGCCGCCCGATGAGGCGGCCTTTTGATTTTGCAGTCTCGCGCGTGAATTAGCGCGAATAGAATTCGATGATGAGGTGCGGCTCCATCTGAACCGGGAAGGGGACTTCCGACAGGTTCGGAACGCGCGTGAATTTCGCGGTCTGCTTGCCGTGATCGACTTCGATGAAGTCCGGCACGTCGCGCTCGGCGAGCTGGTTGGCTTCCAGCACGGTGGCGAGCTGCTTGGAGGCGTCCTTCACCTCGATCACGTCGCCGACCTTGACCTTGTAGCTCGAAATGTTGACGCGCTGGCCGTTCACCTTGATGTGGCCGTGGTTGATGAACTGGCGTGCGGCGAACATCGTCGGCACGAACTTGGCGCGATAGACCACCGCATCGAGGCGGCGCTCCAGGAGGCCGATCAGGTTCTCGCCCGAGTCGCCCTTGAGACGGGTCGCCTCGACATACACGGCGTAGAACTGACGCTCGGAAATGTTGGCGTAATAGCCCTTGAGCTTCTGCTTGGCGCGGAGCTGCGTACCGAAGTCGGAGAGCTTGCCCTTGCGGCGCTGGCCATGCTGGCCGGGGCCGTATTCGCGCTTGTTGACGGGGCTCTTCGGGCGGCCCCAGATGTTCTGGCCCATACGGCGATCGATTTTATACTTCGCCTCACTGCGCTTAGTCATCGCGTCCTCTTTAAAGTTTGAGTTTTGAGGAAACGCGCCCTCCTGTGTAACCGGGATATCCCGGATACCGACAGGCCGTCCCCATAAGCATGACAGGGAAAACCACGGGTCGCGAAACACAACGCGGGCCGAAACGGCCCGCGAGCAGGGGTGTTCTTAAGGAAAAAGCGCCGCCAAGTCAAATGTTTGAGGCCTTGGCGGCGTCGAAAATCCAGCCCTCGATTTTACTTCAGGGGAGCCGGGGAGGCGACCGGCTTGCCCTTCTCGACAATGTAAATTCCGAGCAATTTTAAGGGCTTGCCGGGAGCTACCTTGACGTCATGGGGGACATTGGGAGGCACCTGGATGACGACGCCGGGTTTCAGCGCCTGATCCGGCTTGCCGTCGACGATGAGCGTGCCTTCCCCCTCCAGCACATAGCTGACGTCAAAGCCGGGATGGGTGTGGCGGCCTGCGCTCGCGGTTCCCGCGGCAATTTCCGCGATCGCCTCGACGACGTGGTAACCAGCCGGAAAATCGACATCCTGCAACGGCGTGCGTTTGATGGCTGAGGCCGCCGGAGCCGGCGTCATGGCTGTCTGGGCATTGGCCATGCTCATGCCGGCCAGCGCGATCGAACAACAAAGTATCGTACCCTTCAACATGGACACTCTCCCTCATGCTGCCCTCTCTCGGGGCAGATGCACGAAGGCTAGCAGCGCGATGAAAGGAAGCAAAAGAACTTAGGCGTGATCCAGCGCCTGTGCGCCGAAGAACGGTTGTAGCGCCTTCGTCAGCACGGACGAGGGAGGCTTGCCCGATGTGAATAAAAATTTCGCGGGCGCTGGAATATTCTCGCTTTCGAATTTCTTGAGCAGGCTTTCGACGCGCCGCGCGATGGCGGGGGCGGGGTCGATCCAGTCCACTGGCCAGGGTGCGATCCGGCGAATCTGCTCCAGCAGCAGCGGATAATGAGTGCAGGCCAGTACCACGGTGTCGGTGCGCGGAGAGCCCTCGATGAAGCAGGGCGAAATCTCGGCGAGGATGGCGTCGTCGCTCACGCTCTCGCCGCGCAAGGCGGCCTCGGCCAATGTGGCGAGGTTTCCCGCGCCGACGAGCGTCACCTCGCAATCGTGCGCGAAATCGGCGATCAGCTTTCTGGTGTACTCGCGCTTCACCGTGCCGCGCGTGCCGAGCACGGAGACACGCTTCGTCTTCGAGGAGGCGCAGGCGGGTTTGATCGCGGGCACTGTGCCGACGAAGGGAACGGAATAGGCCTTGCGCAGATGATCCATCACCAGCGTCGAGGCGGTGTTGCAGGCGATGACGA
The nucleotide sequence above comes from [Pseudomonas] carboxydohydrogena. Encoded proteins:
- the grxD gene encoding Grx4 family monothiol glutaredoxin; this encodes MSIEQFIESEVKSNDVVLFMKGTPQFPQCGFSGQVVQILDHVGVPYKGLNVLDSTDLRNGIKEYSNWPTIPQLYVKGEFVGGCDIVREMFQNGELQKMFSDKGVSVRQAAG
- the rpsD gene encoding 30S ribosomal protein S4, which encodes MTKRSEAKYKIDRRMGQNIWGRPKSPVNKREYGPGQHGQRRKGKLSDFGTQLRAKQKLKGYYANISERQFYAVYVEATRLKGDSGENLIGLLERRLDAVVYRAKFVPTMFAARQFINHGHIKVNGQRVNISSYKVKVGDVIEVKDASKQLATVLEANQLAERDVPDFIEVDHGKQTAKFTRVPNLSEVPFPVQMEPHLIIEFYSR
- a CDS encoding cupin domain-containing protein; translated protein: MLKGTILCCSIALAGMSMANAQTAMTPAPAASAIKRTPLQDVDFPAGYHVVEAIAEIAAGTASAGRHTHPGFDVSYVLEGEGTLIVDGKPDQALKPGVVIQVPPNVPHDVKVAPGKPLKLLGIYIVEKGKPVASPAPLK
- the murI gene encoding glutamate racemase encodes the protein MSRSPAILVFDSGLGGLTVLREITTARPDAAYTYVADDAFFPYGRHEESAIITRVVPLIGDLIEHHTPDLVVIACNTASTLVMDHLRKAYSVPFVGTVPAIKPACASSKTKRVSVLGTRGTVKREYTRKLIADFAHDCEVTLVGAGNLATLAEAALRGESVSDDAILAEISPCFIEGSPRTDTVVLACTHYPLLLEQIRRIAPWPVDWIDPAPAIARRVESLLKKFESENIPAPAKFLFTSGKPPSSVLTKALQPFFGAQALDHA